A window from Chrysemys picta bellii isolate R12L10 chromosome 2, ASM1138683v2, whole genome shotgun sequence encodes these proteins:
- the LOC135981874 gene encoding cytolytic toxin-alpha-like — translation MAGSADTIEMPALGRPFQLGMLYDCRKDALIPGITLWDLETLRNHVDAEPQPKTDYQIIASDTIEDKASALNVTASLKASFLSGLVEVNGSAEYLSDTKTSKHQARVSLQYSTTTQFKQLSMSRLGHHNISYPDVFDQGTATHVVTAVLYGAQAFFVFDQDVSSSENIQDIHGKLHVIIKKLPQVSIEGEGALKMDDTEKAQAEKLSCKFYGDFALENNPATYQAAMKIYSTLPKLLGYRGEKAVPVRVWLYPLIKLESTAAQLVREISTKLIFDVQTALEQLTELDMRCNDVVKKSNATKFPEIRSKIQQFKDLCKQHRETFQKQLADLLSSIRGGGKEEGALADILSCKNQSPFNTQKLNEFLDTKEREMNYVNSYLRALMDVEVVSSQSELDEIVLDTGLDFIVSFTFTSLNEEEPYLSDLNLWLQTQSMKETHDPASASSVVEKPKSKVWFEEKEMYKKARKSAKSLSNFASVNKSNKKTRFIVAFVPDKDNPGTAIYLYEEGELVSTNFEPPSKPLPALIGGIKHDRVQLTFNPAAYGRAAISGYRAEYRIVGQENWTAVDVNNKQETITVTGLRANTEYQFRYAAVSKPGLSESSDVSDPVKTLSPTSPPGKPVATAVDSSAITLSWESPSVTGDGVSIREYKVEYKEEAGDMSHEGKDKWLERRTGKRTEFCTIDELHPETPYRFRVSAVCADGAVSDPSEEIWLSTLKANLTLDPATAHPELVLSEDLKTAMKLLETYKNRGTGSFFSHLLSVSRGGNLKP, via the exons ATGGCCGGGTCAGCTGACACCATTGAGATGCCGGCTCTGGGCCGCCCGTTCCAGCTGGGGATGCTGTACGACTGCCGCAAAGACGCCCTCATCCCAG GCATCACTTTATGGGACCTGGAGACACTTCGAAATCATGTAGATGCAGAACCACAGCCCAAGACTGACTATCAAATTATTGCATCTGACACCATTGAAGACAAGGCCTCTGCCCTCAATGTCACAGCATCGCTGAAGGCCAGTTTCCTGTCTGGCCTGGTGGAAGTGAATGGATCCGCCGAatatttaagtgataccaagacATCAAAACATCAAGCCCGTGTTTCTCTCCAGTACTCAACTACAACACAGTTTAAGCAGCTGAGTATGAGCCGGTTAGGGCACCATAATATCTCTTACCCTGATGTGTTTGACCAAGGCACGGCCACCCACGTGGTCACGGCTGTGCTGTACGGGGCGCAGGCTTTTTTTGTCTTTGATCAGGACGTTTCTTCATCTGAGAACATACAAGACATACACGGAAAACTCCACGTTATCATTAAAAAGCTACCCCAGGTTTCCATCGAAGGGGAAGGAGCTCTCAAAATGGATGACACAGAAAAAGCACAAGCTGAAAAACTTAGTTGTAAGTTTTATGGTGATTTTGCTCTTGAGAACAATCCAGCTACTTATCAAGCTGCCATGAAAATTTATTCCACCCTCCCCAAGCTGCTGGGCTACAGGGGGGAGAAGGCCGTACCGGTGAGAGTCTGGCTGTACCCGCTGATCAAGCTGGAGTCCACAGCTGCTCAGCTGGTGCGTGAGATCAGCACAAAACTGATCTTTGATGTTCAAACTGCTCTGGAGCAACTGACAGAATTAGACATGCGATGCAATGATGTGGTGAAGAAATCAAATGCCACAAAGTTCCCTGAAATCAGGAGCAAAATCCAGCAATTCAAGGATCTGTGTAAGCAACACAGAGAGACTTTCCAGAAACAGCTAGCAGACCTCTTATCATCTATCCGTGGAGGTGGAAAAGAAGAAGGGGCCCTGGCGGACATTTTATCATGTAAAAACCAGTCACCGTTTAACACTCAGAAACTCAATGAATTTCTGGATACAAAGGAGCGAGAGATGAATTATGTGAATTCCTACCTTAGGGCCCTAATGGATGTAGAAGTGGTGTCCTCTCAGAGTGAACTAGATGAAATAGTACTTGACACTGGGCTTGATTTCATCGTCTCATTTACATTCACCTCATTAAATGAAGAGGAGCCATATTTATCAGATTTAAATCTCTGGCTTCAGACCCAGTCTATGAAGGAAACTCATGATCCTGCCTCAGCCAGTTCTGTCGTTGAGAAACCAAAATCCAAAGTGTGGTTTGAGGAAAAAGAAATGTATAAAAAAGCTCGAAAATCTGCAAAGTCCCTTTCAAATTTTGCCAGTGTCAACAAATCTAATAAGAAGACTCGGTTCATTGTGGCCTTTGTTCCAGACAAGGACAATCCCGGCACTGCCATTTACCTGTATGAGGAGGGAGAGCTCGTCAGCACGAACTTCGAACCTCCATCaaagcctcttcctgccctgatTGGTGGAATCAAACATGACCGTGTGCAGCTCACGTTTAACCCAGCAGCCTATGGCAGGGCTGCGATATCCGGCTATCGGGCAGAGTACAGAATTGTAGGGCAGGAGAACTGGACGGCTGTGGATGTAAATAACAAACAAGAGACAATCACAGTAACAGGGCTACGTGCAAACACCGAGTACCAGTTCCGATACGCTGCAGTGAGCAAACCAGGGCTCAGCGAGAGCAGCGACGTGAGTGATCCTGTGAAGACGCTCTCTCCAACCAGCCCTCCTGGGAAGCCTGTAGCAACTGCTGTAGATTCATCTGCCATCACCCTCAGCTGGGAGAGTCCAAGTGTCACTGGAGATGGAGTCAGTATAAGGGAGTATAAGGTGGAATATAAAGAGGAGGCAGGAGATATGAGTCACGAGGGGAAAGACAAATGGCTGGAACGAAGGACAGGAAAGAGAACAGAGTTCTGTACCATTGATGAACTGCATCCTGAGACGCCCTATAGATTCCGGGTGTCGGCTGTGTGTGCAGATGGGGCTGTGAGTGACCCAAGTGAAGAAATTTGGCTCTCAACGCTAAAAG